A DNA window from Pedomonas mirosovicensis contains the following coding sequences:
- the paaD gene encoding 1,2-phenylacetyl-CoA epoxidase subunit PaaD, whose product MAAHLAPVGANAAAIEAAVWEVLAGVNDPEIPVLSIVDLGIVRRVEAGEPVKVVITPTYTGCPATEVISLMITAALEQAGYADADIVQEIDPPWTTDWISEDGRRKLREYGIAPPPPGSTSKRALMGETPALASAIACPRCGSTETERLSQFSSTPCKALHRCKACLEPFEAFKCH is encoded by the coding sequence ATGGCCGCGCACCTTGCCCCTGTCGGCGCGAACGCGGCCGCCATCGAGGCGGCGGTGTGGGAGGTGCTGGCCGGGGTGAACGATCCCGAAATCCCGGTGCTCAGCATCGTTGATCTCGGCATCGTGCGGCGGGTTGAGGCGGGCGAGCCCGTCAAGGTCGTCATCACCCCCACCTACACCGGCTGCCCGGCGACCGAGGTCATCTCGCTGATGATCACCGCCGCGCTGGAACAGGCGGGTTACGCCGATGCCGACATCGTGCAGGAAATCGATCCGCCGTGGACGACGGACTGGATCAGCGAGGACGGCCGCCGCAAGCTGCGGGAATACGGCATCGCCCCGCCCCCGCCGGGCTCCACCTCCAAGCGGGCGCTCATGGGCGAAACCCCCGCCCTCGCCAGTGCAATTGCATGCCCCCGCTGCGGCAGCACGGAGACCGAGCGCCTCAGCCAGTTCAGCTCCACGCCCTGCAAGGCGCTGCATCGCTGCAAGGCGTGCCTGGAGCCGTTTGAAGCCTTCAAGTGCCACTAA